In Xenorhabdus poinarii G6, the following are encoded in one genomic region:
- the lptB gene encoding LPS export ABC transporter ATP-binding protein has translation MAILNAENLAKAYKGRKVVEDVSLNVKSGEIVGLLGPNGAGKTTTFYMVVGIVARDAGSIAIDEEDISLLPLHERARRGIGYLPQEASIFRRLSVFDNLMSVLEIRKDLTQEQRKERAEALMEEFHISHLRDSLGQSLSGGERRRVEIARALAANPKFILLDEPFAGVDPISVLDIKKIIQHLRDCGLGVLITDHNVRETLDVCERAYIVSQGHLIAHGTPTDILNNEQVKRVYLGEGFRL, from the coding sequence ATGGCAATATTAAACGCAGAAAACCTGGCGAAAGCATATAAAGGCCGTAAGGTCGTTGAAGACGTCAGCCTCAATGTGAAGTCGGGAGAAATTGTTGGCTTACTCGGCCCCAACGGGGCAGGTAAAACCACGACGTTCTACATGGTGGTTGGCATTGTTGCTCGTGATGCGGGTTCGATCGCCATTGATGAAGAAGATATCAGCCTGCTGCCCCTGCATGAACGTGCCCGTCGCGGAATCGGTTACTTGCCTCAGGAAGCTTCCATTTTCCGTCGCTTGAGTGTCTTTGACAATTTGATGTCTGTACTGGAGATCCGCAAAGATCTGACCCAAGAGCAAAGAAAAGAACGGGCAGAAGCGCTGATGGAAGAATTTCACATTTCTCACCTGCGCGATAGCCTTGGCCAATCGCTTTCCGGTGGTGAGCGCCGTCGTGTGGAAATTGCCCGGGCGCTGGCTGCCAATCCTAAATTCATCCTGTTAGATGAACCTTTTGCTGGCGTTGATCCGATTTCCGTACTGGATATTAAAAAGATCATTCAGCACCTGCGGGACTGCGGCTTAGGGGTACTCATTACTGACCATAATGTGCGTGAAACATTGGATGTCTGTGAACGAGCCTATATCGTCAGTCAAGGTCACCTGATTGCCCACGGTACGCCAACGGATATCCTGAATAACGAGCAGGTCAAACGTGTCTATTTGGGTGAAGGTTTCCGCTTATAA
- the lptA gene encoding lipopolysaccharide ABC transporter substrate-binding protein LptA produces the protein MNNLIRNTVIAGTLFAVSLPVLALKEDTKKPITIDSAKQSLDLTGNIATFTDNVIVKQGSIDIHADKVVVTRPGGNADKTVIEAYGNPATFYQLQDDGKPLKGHASKMRYETDKELVELTGNAYLEQLDSNIKGDKITYLVPTQQMEAFSNKGKHVTTVLLPAQLQEKDSGVNHADAHKKSQ, from the coding sequence ATGAACAACCTAATCCGTAATACCGTGATTGCCGGTACCCTGTTTGCCGTCAGCCTGCCCGTACTGGCTCTAAAAGAGGATACAAAAAAGCCCATTACCATCGACTCCGCCAAACAGTCGCTGGATTTAACGGGGAACATTGCCACATTTACAGATAATGTTATCGTCAAGCAAGGCTCAATCGACATTCATGCCGATAAAGTCGTTGTGACCCGCCCGGGCGGAAACGCCGATAAAACCGTTATCGAAGCTTACGGTAACCCGGCCACTTTTTATCAATTACAAGATGATGGCAAACCGCTCAAAGGCCATGCGTCAAAGATGCGCTATGAAACCGATAAAGAGCTGGTCGAGCTGACGGGCAATGCCTATCTTGAACAGCTAGACAGCAACATCAAAGGCGATAAAATCACGTATCTGGTGCCAACACAACAGATGGAAGCCTTTAGTAATAAAGGTAAACATGTCACCACCGTCCTGTTACCTGCCCAGCTACAGGAAAAAGATTCCGGGGTTAACCACGCTGATGCTCATAAAAAGAGTCAATAA